A stretch of the Mustela nigripes isolate SB6536 chromosome X, MUSNIG.SB6536, whole genome shotgun sequence genome encodes the following:
- the TCEAL5 gene encoding transcription elongation factor A protein-like 5, with translation MEKIYEENKGQPENEGTLENEGKPEDEVDTENEGKSDEEEKLEVEEKPGHEGKLQNEGQPDDKGQPEDEGKEENQGKSKDEGKPHGEGKPESLAKSEGEPRAAEKRPAEDYVPRKAKRKTDRGTDDSPKDYQEDLQERHLGSEEMMRECGDMSRAQEELRKKQKMGGFHWMQRDVQDPFAPRGQRGVRGVRGGGRGQKDLEDVPYL, from the coding sequence ATGGAAAAGATCTACGAAGAAAACAAAGGACAGCCAGAAAACGAAGGAACTCTAGAAAATGAGGGAAAGCCAGAAGATGAAGTTGatacagaaaatgaaggaaaatcagatgaagaagaaaagctGGAAGTGGAGGAGAAGCCAGGGCATGAGGGAAAGCTCCAGAATGAGGGGCAGCCAGATGACAAAGGGCAACCAGAagatgagggaaaggaagaaaatcagggCAAGTCCAAAGATGAGGGAAAACCACACGGTGAGGGCAAGCCAGAATCCCTGGCAAAGTCTGAGGGTGAGCCTCGGGCTGCAGAAAAGCGCCCAGCTGAAGATTATGTGCccaggaaagcaaaaagaaaaacggACAGGGGGACAGATGATTCCCCCAAGGACTATCAGGAGGACTTACAGGAAAGGCACTTGGGCAGTGAGGAGATGATGAGAGAATGTGGAGATATGTCAAGGGCTCAGGAAGagctaagaaaaaaacagaaaatgggtGGTTTTCACTGGATGCAAAGAGATGTTCAGGATCCGTTTGCCCCAAGGGGGCAGCGGGGTGTCAGGGGAGTGAGGGGCGGAGGTAGGGGCCAGAAGGACTTAGAAGATGTTCCATATCTTTAA